The Ictidomys tridecemlineatus isolate mIctTri1 chromosome 6, mIctTri1.hap1, whole genome shotgun sequence genome includes a region encoding these proteins:
- the LOC144378529 gene encoding uncharacterized protein LOC144378529 — MGDLRGQRGEPWASLASPAPAMGPAPCAEGKGTASLPSECPKVAQSPGPLRSKRQAASSVGLLPDSVRPSGAPWGRGWEASGPGLQFGGHQRGSCQAGGHRAGSRVSQRVLKPWGGCRGDSSPTGCPLVPLLLPWATSEPGAGAQALSLCRGLASGALLGYFGGRLRSDNGSAAICSPVTAAPSAQSWAPAVGQVHPGARAGPGTRQSSCHLPRAYHRTLCVGVDGAGDGVEGQALLNVGPCPQAQVRKLILQENQHLRGQRGGEGGSGTGLAATFSAPRPRVEAQNKEERDSHAGGQRQRFADPGPSHPHGRFWLLSWPRQELGGL; from the coding sequence ATGGGGGACCTACGGGGCCAGAGAGGTGAGCCCTGGGCCAGCCTGGCATCCCCCGCTCCTGCCATGGGCCCAGCCCCTTGTGCGGAGGGGAAGGGGACAGCCAGCCTCCCAAGTGAGTGTCCCAAGGTGgctcagagcccagggcctctcagaAGCAAGAGGCAAGCAGCCTCCTCTGTGGGCCTCCTTCCTGACTCAGTCAGACCTTCCGGGGCGCcatgggggaggggctgggaggcctcTGGGCCTGGCCTCCAGTTTGGAGGCCACCAGAGGGGAAGCTGCCAGGCCGGCGGCCACAGGGCTGGATCCCGAGTTTCCCAGAGAGTCCTGAAGCCCTGGGGGGGCTGCAGGGGGGATTCCAGCCCTACAGGGTGCCCTCTGGTCcctctcctgcttccctgggccacgTCTGAGCCCGGAGCGGGCGCCCAGGCCCTCAGCCTCTGCAGAGGCCTCGCCTCAGGGGCCCTCCTCGGCTACTTCGGGGGCAGGCTCAGGAGTGACAATGGCTCTGCCGCCATCTGCTCCCCCGTCACAGCCGCTCCGTCAGCACAGTCATGGGCACCTGCTGTGGGTCAGGTACATCCAGGTGCCAGGGCTGGGCCGGGGACACGGCAGTCCTCCTGCCACCTCCCACGGGCTTACCACAGGACACTGTGTGTCGGGGTGGATGGTGCTGGGGACGGTGTGGAGGGCCAGGCGCTTCTCAACGTGGGGCCCTGTCCCCAAGCCCAGGTCCGGAAGCTCATCCTGCAGGAAAACCAGCATCTGAGGGGCCAGCGCGGGGGAGAAGGGGGAAGTGGGACTGGGCTTGCGGCCACCTTCTCGGCCCCGCGGCCACGGGTGGAGGCTCAGAATAAGGAGGAGAGGGACAGCCATGCTGGGGGACAGCGGCAGAGGTTTGCAGACCCGGGCCCCTCCCACCCTCACGGTCGTTTCTGGCTCCTGTCTTGGCCTCGCCAGGAGCTGGGGGGTCTTTAG